GTCGGGTTCGGGCAAGTCGACGCTGATTCAGGACGTGCTGTACCCCGCGCTGGCGCGGCAACTCGGCAAGGCAACGGAATCGCCGGGTGCGCACCGCAGCCTGACGGGCGTCGAGCAGATCAGCGACGCCATCTTTGTCGACCAGTCGCCGATCGGTAAGACCACGCGCTCGAACCCCGCGAGCTACGTCGGCGCATTCGACGAAATCCGCAAACTGTTCGCCAAAGCGCCGCTCGCACTGCAACGCGGCTATGGCGCAGGCGTGTTCAGCTTCAACTCCGGCGACGGCCGTTGCCCGACGTGCGGCGGCTCGGGCTTTGAACATATCGAAATGCAGTTCTTGAGCGACGTTTATCTGCGTTGCCCGGATTGCGACGGCAGCCGCTATCGTCCCGAAGTGCTCGAAGTGAAGATCGAGCGTGAGGGGCGCGCGCTGAGCATTGCGGATGTGCTCGAACTGACCGTGCACGAAGCAGTCGGTCTGTTCGCCGGTGATGGCGAGGTGCTGCGCGTGCTGCAACCTATCGTCGATGTCGGTCTCGAATACGTGAAACTGGGTCAACCGGTCCCGACGTTGTCGGGTGGCGAAGCGCAGCGTCTGAAGCTCGCCGGCTTCCTCGCAGAAACCGCACAGGCGCGCACCGCGCGGGGCGGCGCGAAGCAGGCGCCGGCGCGGCTGTTCATGTTCGATGAGCCCACCACGGGGCTGCACTTCGACGACATCGCGAAGCTGATGCAGGCCTTCGGCAAGCTGCTCGCCGGCGGTCATTCGCTGATCGTGATCGAACACAATCTCGATGTGATCCGTGCTGCTGACTGGCTGATCGATCTCGGTCCCGAAGGCGGCGATGCAGGCGGGCTGGTGGTGTGTGCGGGTACGCCGGAAGACGTCAAGCAATGCCCCGGTTCGCACACGGGGCAAGCCCTCGTGCAATACGACGACGCGATGGGCCACACAATCGAGCCAACGGAGGCCGCCGAAAAGGCGGAAGCTGCAGTACATGGCATGCCGCTGCAGACCGCGTTGAACGCTGCGCGCGCCCGGCGCGCCGTGGAGGGCGAAGATGTCGTGCGTATCGTGAATGCGCGCGAGCACAACCTGAAAGCGCTCGACGTCGATATTCCGCACGGCAAGTTCAACGTCATCACGGGCGTGTCCGGTTCGGGCAAGTCGACGCTCGCGTTCGACATCCTGTTCCATGAAGGACAACGCCGCTACCTCGAGTCACTGAACGCCTATGCGCGTTCGATCGTGCAACCTGCGGGTCGCCCCGAAGTCGACGCCGTGTATGGCATCCCGCCCACCGTCGCGATCGAGCAGCGTTTGTCGCGCGGAGGACGCAAGAGTACCGTGGCGACGACGTCGGAGGTATGGCACTTCCTGCGTCTGCTGTATGTGAAGCTCGGCATTCAGCACTGCATTCATGATGGCGCGCCCGTCACGTCTCAAAGCGTCGAGTCGATCGTCGCTCAGCTCATGCGCGACCATAAAGGTCAACACGTGGGCTTGCTTGCGCCGCTGGTCGTGAATCGCAAGGGCGTCTATACGGATCTCGCGAAGTGGGCGAAAGCGCGTGGCAATACGCACCTGCGCGTCGACGGCGAGTTCGTGCCCGTCGATCCGTGGCCGAAGCTGGACCGCTTCCGCGAACATACGATCGAGCTGCCCGTCGGCGACATCATCGTATCGGCGGACAAGGAAGCCGAATTGCGCCGGCTGCTCGACGAAACGCTCGAGACGGGCAAGGGCGTCATTCATCTGCTCGCGCCGCTAGACGGCCTCGAACACGCGATGACGCGCAACGGTCCCACCGCGCATGTGGGCGAAGTAAAGGTGCTGTCGGTGAAGCGGGCCTGTCCCGTGTGCGGCACGAGTTACGCGGAACTTGATCCGCGCATGTTCTCGTACAACAGCAAGCACGGCTGGTGCACGACTTGTGTCGGTACGGGTCTCGCGTTGACGCGTGAACAGCGCGCTGCATATGACGACACCGTACTCGTCGACGACAACCGTGGCCGCGAGCAGACCTTGCCGTCGGACGAGCAGGAGCCGGAAGGCGTCGGCGAGGAGCCATGTCCGGATTGTCACGGCACGCGACTGAACCCGTCCGCTCGCGCCGTGACATTCGACGAAACGCCGATCGTCGACGTCGCGCAATGGACGGTGTCCGACACGCGACGCTGGATCGACGGGCTCGAACTGAGCGGCCGTGATGCGGAAATCGCGCGCGACGTGATCAGCGAAATCGGTAGTCGCTTGCAGTTCCTCGAAGAAGTGGGTCTCGGCTATCTGAGCCTAGACCGCGCCGCACCGAGCTTGTCGGGCGGCGAGGCACAACGCATTCGCCTCGCGGCGCAACTCGGCAGCAATTTGCAGGGTGTCTGCTATGTGCTCGATGAGCCGACTATCGGACTGCATCCGCGCGACAACCAGATCCTTCTGAATGCGCTGCGCAAGCTTGGCGACAAGGGCAATACGCTCGTCGTCGTCGAGCACGATGAAGACACGATCCGTCGCGCGGATCACATCATCGATATCGGTCCAGGAGCCGGCAAGCGCGGCGGCACGCTGGTCGCGCAGGGGCGTGTCGGCGATCTGTCTGCGCAAGCCGACTCGCTGACGGGGCAATTTCTCGCGAAGCCGATTCTGCATCCGTTGCAGGAGCGGCGTCCCGTTTCGCTCGCAACGAAGCGTGCGCCGGCCGTTCCGGAGAGCTGGCTGACTGTGCACGGAGCAACGCTGCACAACCTGCGCGACGTGACGGTCGGCTTTCCGCTCGGACGTCTCGTCGCGGTGACGGGCGTGAGCGGATCCGGCAAGTCGACGCTCGCGCGCGATGTGCTGATGGCAAATTTACTCGACGCAGTGGGGCGATCGGTCCTGTCGTCGCCGGCTGTGCGTCGCGCCCGCAAAGCTGCGCAAGGGGACGATGCGCCCGCTGCAAACCGCCGCTCGAGCGTGCTCGCACGTAGCGCACCCCGGCCGTCGCTGAATGTCACGCATGCCTGGCAAGGCTGCGAATCGATCAGTGGATTCG
This genomic interval from Paraburkholderia sabiae contains the following:
- the uvrA gene encoding excinuclease ABC subunit UvrA; the protein is MSSNGTIRIRGARQHNLKNVDLDLHTGEMTVVTGPSGSGKSSLVFDTLYAEGQRRYVETFSAYARQFLDRMDRPQVDRVDGVPPAIAIDQTNPVRSSRSTVGTMTELNDHLKLLYARAAELFDRKTAQAVRHDSPETIYAELDARTATDDPRIVLTFPVELPETTSEAEVEQWLSASGYTRVQAQREVASATGMRKVLDVVADRFRLHQVEKSRVVEAIEASLKRGGGRVNVYVLAQTQEGVEAEPQIWRFSTGLHNPDSDLRYADPQPALFSFNSAYGACDTCRGFGRVIGVDLGLVIPDERKTLRGGAIKPMQTPAWKECQDDLMRYAAKANIRRDTRWSELTEAERDWVINGSPDWDGEWQKQWYGVKRFFGYLESKAYKMHIRVLLSKYRSYTPCETCGGARLKTESLLWRLGSKQNADAVLEPAQRFLPRGVDWNRTQLEALPGLTVHDLMLLPIERIRRFFDEITLPSALLDDALKLLLAEVRTRLKYLCDVGLGYLTLDRQSRTLSGGEVQRINLTTALGTSLTKTLFVLDEPSIGLHPRDLNRIVEAMQRLRDAGNTLVVVEHDPSVMLAADRLIDMGPGPGERGGTIIYDGAPDAIRSAGTLTGEYLGGRKHVADAAHWARRPVDTSTPRITLEGARQHNLRDVTVEIPLQRLVCVTGVSGSGKSTLIQDVLYPALARQLGKATESPGAHRSLTGVEQISDAIFVDQSPIGKTTRSNPASYVGAFDEIRKLFAKAPLALQRGYGAGVFSFNSGDGRCPTCGGSGFEHIEMQFLSDVYLRCPDCDGSRYRPEVLEVKIEREGRALSIADVLELTVHEAVGLFAGDGEVLRVLQPIVDVGLEYVKLGQPVPTLSGGEAQRLKLAGFLAETAQARTARGGAKQAPARLFMFDEPTTGLHFDDIAKLMQAFGKLLAGGHSLIVIEHNLDVIRAADWLIDLGPEGGDAGGLVVCAGTPEDVKQCPGSHTGQALVQYDDAMGHTIEPTEAAEKAEAAVHGMPLQTALNAARARRAVEGEDVVRIVNAREHNLKALDVDIPHGKFNVITGVSGSGKSTLAFDILFHEGQRRYLESLNAYARSIVQPAGRPEVDAVYGIPPTVAIEQRLSRGGRKSTVATTSEVWHFLRLLYVKLGIQHCIHDGAPVTSQSVESIVAQLMRDHKGQHVGLLAPLVVNRKGVYTDLAKWAKARGNTHLRVDGEFVPVDPWPKLDRFREHTIELPVGDIIVSADKEAELRRLLDETLETGKGVIHLLAPLDGLEHAMTRNGPTAHVGEVKVLSVKRACPVCGTSYAELDPRMFSYNSKHGWCTTCVGTGLALTREQRAAYDDTVLVDDNRGREQTLPSDEQEPEGVGEEPCPDCHGTRLNPSARAVTFDETPIVDVAQWTVSDTRRWIDGLELSGRDAEIARDVISEIGSRLQFLEEVGLGYLSLDRAAPSLSGGEAQRIRLAAQLGSNLQGVCYVLDEPTIGLHPRDNQILLNALRKLGDKGNTLVVVEHDEDTIRRADHIIDIGPGAGKRGGTLVAQGRVGDLSAQADSLTGQFLAKPILHPLQERRPVSLATKRAPAVPESWLTVHGATLHNLRDVTVGFPLGRLVAVTGVSGSGKSTLARDVLMANLLDAVGRSVLSSPAVRRARKAAQGDDAPAANRRSSVLARSAPRPSLNVTHAWQGCESISGFEPIDRVLEVDQTPIGKTPRSCPATYIGVWDTIRRLFADTLEARARGYTASRFSFNTGDGRCPACEGQGVRTIGMSFLPDVKVPCDVCHGQRFNPETLAVTWRGKNIGDVLTMEIDEAVDFFASMSNIAHPLQLMKDVGLGYLTLGQPSPTLSGGEAQRIKLVTELSKVRDDITRRGQKAPHTLYVLDEPTVGLHMADVAKLIRVLHRLANAGHSVVVIEHDLDVIAEADWIIDLGPEGGVGGGSIVASTDPEGLVRIAASHTGRALEPVLSRVAGESGETVAGERVSAG